The Candidatus Methylacidiphilales bacterium DNA window AGAACAGTTTCATATGGAGGGATACTACTAAGAAATAGGAATTGGCAAAGGCAAGTTGATTATTGCGACTTTTGTGAAACTTCAGTGGGGTCGGATTTCTGGATAGTCTGCAGAGCCTCAGCGAGGAGGTCGTGTTGCCAGGGGGACCAACGGTAGGTATCGAGGAGGAGTTGTGGGGAGTGGTGCGGATCGCGGCTTAGAATGGTGAGAAGTTGCTTAGAGGCTATGAAAGATGGGGCTAAGTTGCATCGTGCGGCGGCGGAATCGCGGGCAGTTTTGAGGATCTGCATGTTTCTATCGAAATGGGGATTGTGGGTTTTGGGCGAGGGTTTGGGAGGGTGAGCTTCGTCGGGGGCTGCTGAACGGGCGGTATGTATGATCTTGAGAAGTTGTTGTGCGATGTGGGGGTGCCGAGAGAGCCAACGGAGTGTGGGGGGCCATTGATCGAGGTGGCGCGTCTCAAGGCTCCAACGGACTAGGGTGAGGAGTTGCTCGTTGTTAATGACTTTGAAGACGGGCACATCTCTACGCTCTGCTTCTTTTTCGCGCCAAAACCATAGGGCTTTCAAGATCGATAGGCCTTCTTGTGGGAGGTTTCTTGATCCGCGGATGCGCCAACGGTCGTCGGTGTCGTTGTCGTCGAGGGTTCCCTCCTTTGAGCCAGAGTCGGCATTGGAAAAAGCAAGGCGCATTATGCGATGGCATGTCTGTTCGTGCCATGATAAGCGATTGTGGGCAATGAGCTCAGCGCGCATTTTTTCTGCGAGTGGCTGTAGGTAGAAGACATCTGCTATTGCGTAGCGCAACATTTTTTCGGGCAGCGGTCGAATTGACCAATCGTCGCGTTGGCTGGATTTATTGAGACGGACTCCGAAGTAACGCTCGACCAGGGCTGCATAACCGAAGGCTTGGATATTTAAAATCTGAGCGGCAACTGCGGTGTCGAATATGGCTTGAGGGGGATGCGCGCCGACTTGTCTTAGCATTTTGAGGTCATACTCCATGCCGTGGAAAATCCAGGTGTGGCGTTGCCAGAGGGGCCAGATGGCAGACCAATTGTCTATGGCTAAGGCATCGATGAGGGCGTGTTGGGGGCCGTGTGCGAGGGCAATGAGGCATAGTTTCTCTCGATAGTGGTGCAGGCTGTCGGCCTCGATATCAAGGGTGAGGGGGATCTCAGGATTTAGGGAGCGTGAAAAGCGGATGAGTTCTTGGGTTGTGTGAATCCATTTGAATTTATCTGGTGGCTGCATTTGAATTTTTTGGAATAGGTTTAGCTTAGCTTAAAATTTCAATCATGGTGTTTTTTAGGTGAAGAGGGATTTTTTATTTAATAAGTATCTTGGATGGCTAATATAGGGGTATGAGCTTTATTCAACGGATTGCTGATGCGTATACGGTGGTGGGTTTTAACAATGATGAGATCAAGCGATATGGGCGTCACTTGATCATGCCTGAGGTGACCTTGTCGGGTCAGCAGAAGCTTAAGTCGGCGCGAGTGCTTTGTATAGGGACTGGGGGGTTGGGGTCTCCGCTTTTGGCTTATTTGGCGGCTGCAGGGATAGGGAAGATCGGGATTGTGGATTTTGACACTGTGGATTACTCGAATTTACATCGCCAGATCATTCACAAGACGCGGAACGTGGGGAAACCTAAGATTGAGTCGGCGATTGAGACGATCCGCGAAATTAATCCTTACGTGCAGGTGCAGCCTTATCAGACGGCGTTGCGGTCGGAGAATGCGCTTGAGATTATGAAGGATTACGATGTGGTGGTGGATGGGACGGATAATTTTCCGACGCGTTATTTGGTGAATGATGCATGTGTGTTGCTAGGTAAGCCGAATGTGTACGGGAGTATTTTTCGTTTTGATGGGCAGGCGACGGTTTTTTGGGCAGAGAGGGGGCCTTGTTATCGCTGTCTTTATCCTGAGCCGCCTGAGCCTGGGATGGTGCCGAGCTGTGCGGAGGGAGGTGTGTTGGGAGTGTTGCCTGGGGTGATCGGTGTGATTCAGGCGATTGAGACGGTGAAGTTAATTATTGGGGTGGGTGATTTGTTGATTGGGCGTTTGTTGCTTTTTGATGCATTGAAGATGAAGTTTCGTGAGCTCAAGATTCGTAAGGATCCGCGTTGTCCGATTTGTGGGCCGCAGGCGACGATCAAGCATTTGATTGATTATGATCAATTTTGTGGGGTTGTTCCTCAGCAGCAGAATGGGAGGGTTGATGGGGAGATAGGAGAGATGTCGGTTATGGAGTTGTATGAGGCTTTGAGGAGAGATCCTGGGAGTTTTGATCTGATCGATGTGCGTGAGGTTCAGGAGTGGGAGATTGCGCGGATTCCGGGGGCGAAGTTGATCCCGTTGAGTGTGCTGCCTGAGCGGATACATGAGTTGGATAGTTCGCGTGAGATTGTGGTGCATTGTAAGTCGGGGGTGAGGAGTCTGAAGGCTTGTCGGTTGTTGTATCAGGCTGGTTTTCGGAAGTTGAGGAATGTGGTGGGGGGGATTGATGCGTGGAGTGCGGAGATAGATCCGTCGGTGCCGACTTATTGAGTATGGTGGAGTTGCCAGTGAAAAATTCGACGAGAGAGAAAGAAGGGATTCGTTCTCGCCCTTCGGAGGCTTTGGATAATGGGTGGTCGGTGGTTGTGTGGAATGATCCGGTGAATTTGATGAGCTATGTGACGTATGTATTTATGAAGGTGCTGGGTATGAACCGTGCGATGGCTGAGCGGCATATGTTGGAAGTCCATGAAAAGGGGAAGAGTGTAGTTGCGCATGAGAGTAGCAAAGAGAGAGCGGAATTTATAGCTAGGCAGCTTCATAGTTATAATCTTCTGGCGACGATTGAGTCGTGATATGGAGCTAGGGGGTCAAAAGAAGGAGCTGCGGTTGGATGCAGCGCAGTGTGCGGTGGCTGTGAGGGCTGGGGAGTTGTTGATGGAGTTGTATCGCCAGAGGGAGGTGGTTTCGACTTACGATGATGGATTTTTGGGGAGGAGTTGGGATGAGGAGTGGCTGGAGATGTTTGAGGATGAGCGGCAGGGGGAGTGGAACGAGGAGCGCTTGGATCGGTTGGAGGTTTGGCTTCGGAGGGTGAGGAGGGGGAAGGATGAGGAGGGAGCGGTGTTTGTTCTCGATAGTGAGTGTGTAGATTGGGCTTTGAGGGTTTTGAATGATTTAAGGCTTTCGTTGGCTGTGAAGTATAAGGTGACGGAGAGGGATATGTCTCTTCATCCGCTTAAGATTAGGGGGGCAGAGAGGAGAGAAGCTATGTTGTTGATTCATTGGTGTGCGGCTTTACAGCAGGCGCTTTTGGAGTCGGTGCAGGAATGAGGGGGTTAGAGATGGGCGGTGGGTTCTGTTTCGAGCTGAGCGAGGCGCCGCTGGATGTCGTCTTGGAGTAGGGCTTGAAGGAGTGGTTCTATATCGCCATCCATGAATGCGGAGAGATTGTAGAGGGTGAAGTTGATGCGGTGGTCGGTGATGCGGTTTTGGGGGTAGTTGTAGGTGCGGATTTTTTCATTGCGATCGCCGGTGCCGACTTGTGCTTTGCGTGCGGATGCGTATTTGGCGGCTTCTTCGGATTGTTTTTTTTGGAGTAGGCGGGCGCGGAGGATGGAGATGGCTTTTTCGCGGTTTTTGATTTGTGAGCGGCTGTCTTGGCAACGGACGATCATGCCTGTGGGGATGTGCATGACTTGCACAGCGGAGTCTGTGGTGTTGACGCCTTGGCCTCCTGGGCCGCTGGCGCGGCAGACTTCGATGCGGAGTTCTTCGGGTTTGATGACTAGGTCGACTTCTTGTGCTTCGGGGAGGACGGCTACGGTAGCTGTTGAGGTGTGGATGCGGCCTTGCGCTTCGGTGGCGGGGACGCGTTGGACACGGTGGACGCCACTTTCGAAGCGGAGGGTTCTGAAGACGTCTTCTCCGTTGACTTGGAAGATGATTTCTTTGAAGCCGCCGAGGTCGGAGGGGCTGATGTCGTGAATTTCGATTTTCCATCCTTTTCGTTCTGCGTAGCGGGAATACATTCGGAATAGGTCTGCGGCGAATAGGGCGGCTTCATGGCCTCCGGTGCCGGCGCGGATTTCGAGGATGGTGTTGCGTGATTCGTTTTCGTCTGGGGGGAGGATGCCGAGGAGGATGGCGGTGTGGAGTTGTTGGCGTCGGGCTTCGAGTGTGGGGATTTCTTGTTGGGCGAGCTCGGCGAGGTCGGTGTGGTGGGGGTCGTTGATGAGGGCTTTGGTTTTTGCGAGTTCGGATTCGGTCTGAAGGAGTTGTTCCCAATCGCGGAGGAGTTGTTTGATTTTGTTGTGTTCTTTGGTGAGGGATTGGGCGCGTTTGGGGTCGATGGTGAAGACGACGCCGGAGGCGAGTTCGTCTTCGAGTCGTGTGAGTCTTGCTTTTAGTCGCTGGATGTGTGGGGAGAGATCCATGGGGAGGAACGGGGTGGGGATATGTGAAGTGGGGATGGGTGGAAATAAATAAGCCTAGGTGATTGACCTAGGCTTATGGGGTGATGGGGGAGGGGAAACTAGTTGTTTTTTTTCTTTTTGGTGGCGGCGAGGGTGGTGGTGCCGTAGCGGCGTGAGAATTTTTCGACGCGGCCAGCGGTGTCAACGAATTTTTGTTGTCCGGTGAAGAATGGGTGAGAGACTGCGCTGATTCCGAGGGAGACGACATAGTGCTCGACACCGTTTATGACTTCTGTGCGGTTGGATTTCATAGTGGAGCGTGTGATGAATCGGGCGTCGCTGGCGGTGTCGACGAAGACTACGGGGTGTAGTGGGGGGTGGATGTTTTTTTTCATAGGATGAGGGGGAGGATGCAAGATTTTGTTTGGGCAATCAATCAAAATTGTGTAGTAAGGTATGGCTGTTTGGACGGCTCTGTAGCTCAACGGTTAGAGCAGAGGACTCATAATCCTTTGGTTCAGGGTTCGAATCCCTGCGGAGCCAGAATTCTTGGGGCGTGTGGGAGGTTGGGGGTGTTGGTTGAGGGGTGTGGATGGGGATTATGGCTTTCGTTTCTTGGCTTGTTGTTGGAGGCGGCGCTGTTCTTCGAGGGCTCTTTGAAACATTTCGAGGCGGGAGTTGGGTTTGCGTTCGACGCGTTTGAGTTGGGGGATGGGTTTTTTGAGGTTGTGGTATGTCTGGATGATGGAGACGAGGTTGTTGACCGTCCAGTAGAGGGAGAGGGCTGAGGCGAATCCGTAGAAGAGGGGGATGAAGATGAGGGGTAGCCAGCGCATGATTTTGTATTGTTGGTTTTCGGCGGTGGTCGGGGTCATGTGCATGATGTAGATGGAGGTGGCTGTCATGATGAGGGGGAGTGGGTTGATATCGAGGCCGATGATGGGGATGGTGAAGATGGTGTCGGGGCGGGAGAGGTCTTTTATCCAGAGGAATGAGGCGTGGCGGATTTCGATGGCGTGCTGGAGCATGGTGTAGAAGGCGATGAAGATGGGGATTTGGGGGAGGAGGGGGAGGCAGCCGCCGAGGGGGTTGACGCCGTAGTCGGTGTAGAGTTTCATTATTTCGGTTTGGAGTTTGGTGGGGTCGTCTTTGTATTTTTCTTGGAGCTCTTTCATTTTGGGGGCGAGCGCTTGGATTTTCTTCATGGATCGGTTTGCGGCGGATTGGAGGGGCCATAGGATGAGTTTGACGATGATGGCGAGGAGAGTGATGGCGAGGCCGTAGGATTGTATGGGAGGGAAGATGGCAAGGGTGTGGTAGATGGCGTTCATGGTGTGGAGGAGAGGTTTGACGAGCCAGCTGAAGAAGCCGAATTCCATGATTTCTTCTGTGTGGAGGCCAAGTTTTTTGATGCGGTTGTATTCTTTGGGGCCGATGTAGAGGAGGAGCTTTTGTGTGATGGAGCCTCGGGGCGGAAGAATGGACTCGGGGAGGGTGATGTCGGCTCGGACGCCGCGGGGTGGGAGTGAGTAGGGGGTCCATGGGGGAAGGACGAGTGGTCGAAATTCAGTGCGGGTGAGGTGGGGGTGGTCGAGCGGGAGGGCTACTGTTACGAAGTATTGGTTTTTGAGGGTTACCCAGAGAGGGGGAGTGGAGCCGGTGTCGGTCCAAGCTTTTGGAGGGGAGAGTGGGATGCCGAGGAAGTTGAAGCCGTCGAAGCTGTGAGCCATGGTTTTGTGATAGTGAGCTTGGGGGTCTAGCCATCCTGCACCGATGAATTCTGGGCGGTCGTGGATGCATGTGGGGGCGGCATGGCCGAGGTGCCATTTGGATGCGGGAATGGTGATGGGTGAGGAGGTGGTGTTTTCAAGGGTCTGAACTACTTGTAGGGCGTAGTCGTGTGTGAGGGTGAAGGTGCGACGGAGGAGTAGGCCGGGGAGGATTTCGGCATGTGCTTGGATGGTGGGGGTAGGAGCGTCGGCGGGCTTTGTGAGGGTGAAGAGCGTGGGGGTCTGGGGCGTGTCGTTGTTATATTGGGTGGAGAGTATGGCGGTGCCTTGTGTGGCGGTGAAGGTGATGTTTTCCTGGGTGGAGGTTTTGTGTTTTTTGAGGGTGGCTTTGTGTATGCCGCCGCCGTGGGTGGTGATTTGGAGGTGTAGGTAGTCGTTTTCGATGGTGAGGAGTTCTGCTGGGGGAAGGTTGGGTGGGGGGGGGGAGGCGCTCGAGGCAGCTGTGAGAATTGGAGGTGTCTTTTCTTGAAGGGGTGATGTGGCGGTCGGGTCTTGGCTGGAAGGAGGGGGTTGTGGAGGGGGTGTCTTGGTTGGGGGGGTGACGGGGTATTTTTGGGCGATGTAGAAATTCCATGCGATGAGAAGGATAATTGAGATAAGGAGGCCTATCCAACTGGTACGGTCCATAGGTGAGGGAAGCGGTTAATTTGGGACTTTGTTTTCGATTTTGTTTTGGGCTGAGATGATGCCGAGGTTTGGGGTGGAGGCAAGTTTCGTTGTGGGATTGGTGTTGAGTGTGGGGTGGGGGGATGAGTTGAGTTGTTTTCGTGGGATGAGTCGGCGTTGTGGGTTGGATTTGTGGTGGGTTTGTTTTGGGGGTGGGACGGGGTCATATCCGTAGCCGCCCCAGGGGTGGCAGCGGAGGAGTCGGCGGAGTGTGAGGTATGTGCCTTTGATGAGGCCGTGTTGTATCAGGGCTTCTTCTGCGTAGTGGGAGCAAGTTGGAAGATAGCGGCACGTGTTGGAGAATCCGAGAAGAGTCTTGATGGGGTGAGCAAGGCTTCGGTAAAGGGTGAAGAGGTTGTTCAATAAATTACGATTATGCATGGGTGGTGAGTTAGTTGGGGGTATTTTATCTTTATGTGGGCTGGAGAAAAGAAGTCATGAGTTCTTTGATCTGGCCTAGGGAGAGGGATGAAGCTGTGGGTTTAATGATCCAGAGGGTTATGGAGTTTTTGGGGTGGTGTCGTGGGATTTGACGCCAGGCTTCGCGGAACATGCGTCGAAGTCGGTTGCGGAGGACTGCTGTGGTGTTTTTTTTGGTGATCAGGAAGGCGACTTGTGTTTTGTGACGAGGGGAGGGGTGGGGAAGTAGTATGAGGGTGAAGTGAGGATGATAGATGCGGTGGCCTTGTGCGAGGGCTGTTTGGAGATGGGCGCGATGGCGTAAGATGCAGCTTCGCGGCAATCGGAGAGGTGGAAATGGGGTGGGTGTGGGATTAGGTGAGTCGGTGTTTGGCAAAGCGGCGAGAGGTATTTTTTGCGGCGAGACGTTTACGGCCGGCCCGGCGGCGGCGGGCGATGATGTCGCGGCCTTTGGCGGTTTTGAGGCGAGAGAGGAAGCCATGTTGGCGTTTGCGGCGTTTGAGAGAGGGTTGGTATGTGCGTTTCATAGGGATGTAAGTTAGGCGGAAGCCTTGTTTTCTTAGTGTGAGTGGCTTTTGTGCTCAAGTTTTTTTATCGAACAAATTGATTTTAGTGGAACCAGAGAGGGTGCGACAAATCTGGGCAGCGATCTGAGCTTGGTCTGTGTTATGAACGCGCCAGATATGGGCGGCTTTTTTTAAGGTGAGGAGGGCGTTCAAGATTTGGGTAGCCTGATCGAGTTGAGAGAGGTGTTTGGTTTTGCGTGATTGGAGGGGGATGCCCAGAATTTCGCGCAAGAAACGTTTTCTTGAGAGACCTATGAGTATGGGTCTTTTGAGAGTCTTGAGATGCTGAAGTGAGTTGAGTAGGGTGAGGTTATGCTCGGTGGTTTTTCCGAAGCCGATTCCTGGGTCTATCGCGACGCGATTAGGGTGTATGCCTAGGGAGGTAAGATGGGAAAGTTTTTTGTGGAGGTCTTGGACGACTTCTTGGACGACGTCTTGGTAGGTGGGGTTGATTTGCATGGTCTGTGGAGTGCCTTTTGAGTGGGTAAGGACGTAACCGCAGGAGGGGTGGCTGGCGATCACAGGCCATGTGTTGTCTTGGCACCAGTTGCCGCCACTGACGTCGTTGATGATGTCGGCACCGCATTCCAGCGCTTTTGCGGCAACATCCCCGTAGAATGTATCAACTGAAATAAGGCATTTGCCTTTGGCTAGGTCTACAGTTTTGCAAAGGATATGATGGATGCGCCGCCATTCTTCTTTGGCGGTGATTAGGGTAGCTCCGGGGCGCGTGGATTGCCCGCCGATGTCTATGATATCAACCTTTGCTGCGATCATGGCTTTTATGGAACGGAGGGCATGTTTTTCGTTCCAATTTCGGCCTCCGTCAGAAAAGGAGTCGGGAGTGATGTTGATGATGCCCATGATAAAGGGGCCGTTGGAGGTGTGGAGTGTGAGGGATGAGGTTGTCCACTTCATGATTTTGAATCTGAGGATTGTCGAAAAAATTTCTTGTAAAAAAACATATCGCTCCCAAGCTTTTCGACCATGCCAAAAAAGAAAAAAAGCTCGTCTGTTGTAAAAAGTTCAACGGAAACTAAGCGTTCTCGGGCGGCCCAACAAAGCATTTCAGATAAGATTGCTCAACAAGAAAAGAAAGGCGCTCAACTCAAAAGGAAAAGTGGAGTTGGCAATAAGACTAATTCCTCGGCTAGCTCGAGCACTTTGGAAGCTCAACGGTCAAGGGGTGCTCGTAAAACAACGACCGTAAAGTCGGCAGAAAAGCGGAAGCAGACAACGAAGGCTAAGGAGACGAAAAGTTCCTCTAAGGATCAAGTTAAAAAAAACACTAGATCAACTAGGAAGTCTTCACTTCAGGCACAGACGCAAGAGTTGTCTCCTTCTGCATCTAAAAAGTCATTGCCCATCCCTAAATCATTATCTCAGGAACTGAAGCCGATCAAAAGCCCAAAACCCAAGGAGGTAACTTCAATCGTCGAGTCAAAAACTCTGATACTTAAACCGACGAATCAACCTAAAAAATTTGAAGAACTCTCCCCCTTTCATCGTAAACAACTACAAAGACTAGAAGAATTACGAGACCACATACTAGACCAAATGCAGAATCAAGAGCAGATTACTAGGCAACGAGCTGAGGGAAGCGAGGCATCTGCATTTGGAATGCATCAGGCGGACGCGGGGAGTGATTCCTATGATCGGGATTTTGCCCTTTCGCTTTTATCACAGGAACAGGATGCTCTCTATGAGATAGAGGAGGCTATTAAGAGGATTTATTATGGAACTTACGGAATTTGTGAGATGTGCGGTAAGGAAATCCCTAAGGCAAGGCTTGAAGCCATACCTTACGCGCGGTTTACGGTGGAGTGTCAATCAATTATTGAGAAAGAAAACAAGGGTCGGCGCCGATGGGACTCTAATACAACTGTATTTATGGAATCTCCTGACCTAGTTGATCAGGAAAGTGAGTCGTTGACTGAAGAGGAAGAAAATCGCAGGGAATGAAAAACTTCTTGTCATATGAAGTTTTCTTAAGTTAATAAGGAATTAATGATATGGACTTAATGATATGAGTGTAAACAAGAACAAGAAAAATCTGAGGAAAGCTCCCAAACCTCGACGTGTGGCTCGAAAACGGCGTATTGATATAAATGCCGAGGCGATCGATATCCTAAACACAGAACTTCTGAAGAAATTTACGACTGAGAATGGGCGTATTTTGCCAAGGCGGGTCACAGGTATGCCGCTTAGACTTCATCGTAAACTAACTCGCGAGATAAAGCGCGCGCGCACTCTTCTATTGCTTAAATAAATATTCAACGTATTGATTGTTATGTCTAGACGATGTGAAGTAACTGGAAAGTCCCCACGCAAAGGCCACATTATCTGCCGCAGCGGTAAGGCGAAAAAGAAAGGTGGCATCGGCACGCATGTTACTGCCAACACCCCGAGAGTTTTTTTGCCTAATCTTAAAAGAAAAAGGATCTACATACCAGAAATAGGCAAAACTGTATCCTTGCGTTTATCAACACGTGCTCTCAAAACCATCACACGTAAAGGAGCCTACGCGACTCTGAAGAAAGCAGGCCTGATTTAGTAAAACGGTGATATTCGTAGTATGCCATACAGTGTAGTCAGTAGTAAAAACGGAAAAACCTTTTATCTCCACTCACGTAAACAAAAACTGCGTGGCGGACATGAAGTTACGCTATTTTTCTTCAGCCCTCAAATACAAGAGGGTGCGATTGATCATCTTCCAGAAGGTTATCAAGTTTCTGAAAACACACGCACAGGGCTTCCCATTTTGAAGAAAATAAAGGCCTGATCGCTCTCTGTTTCTGATAAGCCCTGACAACCGCCAAGAGAGCCATGCGAAGCCTAGCAGTTCTAACATCAGGGGGCGATTCTCCAGGCATGAACCCGGCTATACGCTCTATCACAAGAGCTGCTTTGCATATCGGGCTTAGAGTGTGGGGCATTAAGAACGGCTACCAAGGCTTACTCGACGATGAGTTTATCCCTTTGGACGCCCTGGTGGTAAGCGGGAAAAACCGTGAAGGTGGGACATTTCTTCAAACAGCTAGATGTGCAGCGTTTCTTAGCGAAGATAAACAACGCGAGGCTGTCGAAATTCTTCGGCGTCGCAAAATAGATGGACTTGTCGTCATCGGCGGTGATGGCTCTCTCCATGGAGCTTTAGCACTACACAACCTAGGTTTCCCGACGATAGGAATCCCCGGCACAATTGATAACGACATTTATGGCACAGATGCAGGCATCGGAGTGGATACAGCCTTAAACACGATTATTTCCCTTGTGGATATGATCAAAGCTACAGCCTCATCACACAGACGATGTTTTGTGGTTGAAGTGATGGGAAGACAATGCGGTTATCTGGCTCTGATGACTACGATTTCTACTGGTTCGCAAGTTGCTGTTATTCCCGAATTCCCATACAACTTTCCTCGGATAATTGATACTTTGGAAAAACGTTTTGCCAGTAAACACAACAACAGTGTCATCATCGTCGCAGAGGGAGTCATGAGTGGAGCAGAGTTTATGCGAAGGCTCAAAGAGGAAGCGCTTGCTATTGGCAAAACTGTGCGACAGGAACTTCGCCTTACTGTGCTCGGCCACGTCCAACGAGGAGGTAGCCCGACACACTTCGACCGTCTCCTAGCAAGTCGTATGGGAGAAATGGCTGTTCAAGCACTCATAAAAGGAGAAAGTGGAAAAATGACTGCCCTGCTTGGAAACACCATAATCCTTCAAGATTTGAAAAGCATATTAGGCCGCCCCAATCCATTGCCACCGGACGCAATTCGTGTTGCACAAAACTTGGGTATTGAAATTGGTGATGCGCCGCGGCCATGAAGTGAATGATGCCGCTGTTGCACTTGTCAATTTTACAATCAAAGAATAAACTCTTGTCATGAGTGGCATTCTCAGCATCTTACGGACACATTTGACCCGCGTTGTGGTATGTTCATTCATTACAAATTTCATTGCCTGGCAGACGTTATCATTTGCTCAGTCGGCATCCGATCCGGCTGCCAGCGAAGAAATTGAAGCTGCACGTCTGCGTCTACTCAAAGCAATAGATGAGATTGAAAACGTAAAGCTCAGCGACGAATCCCAACGAATCCAACTCGAGTCTCTTTACAAGGAAATACAACAACTGAAGGAAGAAAATCGCCGTCTTCGCTCCGATCTCAACGAACAACAAGCATTAATCCAGAAGCTCCGAGCCGATTTAGAACGGTCGGAAAAATCTCTCAATGCTCAACGGGAAGTCCTTGTAAATGAAGTAAGCCGGCTTTCTGTCGAAGCACAAAAAAAGAATAAACCTTCCCAAAAAAGTTCAAAACACACAACCCGAGCAGTTTCCACGGACGAAGAATCTCTCCCTGAAGATTATCATCACGCCGACTCACAAAGACAATCTGGCCGTGAATATTACGTTCATGAAGTCAAAAAAGGACAGACCCTATTTAGCATTGTCCAGGCCTATCGTCAGCAAGGGGCTACCGATGCAACGCTTGAAGAAGTTCTCGAGGAAAATAACCTTAAAAAAACAGATACCCTCGTAGCAGGTCAAAAAATCTACATTCCCAAGGCACCATCCAAACGCTAAACTTTTATTAATAACAAGGAGGATATCCAATAATGAAGGAACCAACACTACCACTCGAAGGAATCACTGACACCGCGCGTAATCAAGACGTATGGCGTTTGCGTAAAGGCA harbors:
- a CDS encoding TraR/DksA C4-type zinc finger protein; amino-acid sequence: MPKKKKSSSVVKSSTETKRSRAAQQSISDKIAQQEKKGAQLKRKSGVGNKTNSSASSSTLEAQRSRGARKTTTVKSAEKRKQTTKAKETKSSSKDQVKKNTRSTRKSSLQAQTQELSPSASKKSLPIPKSLSQELKPIKSPKPKEVTSIVESKTLILKPTNQPKKFEELSPFHRKQLQRLEELRDHILDQMQNQEQITRQRAEGSEASAFGMHQADAGSDSYDRDFALSLLSQEQDALYEIEEAIKRIYYGTYGICEMCGKEIPKARLEAIPYARFTVECQSIIEKENKGRRRWDSNTTVFMESPDLVDQESESLTEEEENRRE
- the rpsR gene encoding 30S ribosomal protein S18; translation: MSVNKNKKNLRKAPKPRRVARKRRIDINAEAIDILNTELLKKFTTENGRILPRRVTGMPLRLHRKLTREIKRARTLLLLK
- the rpmB gene encoding 50S ribosomal protein L28 is translated as MSRRCEVTGKSPRKGHIICRSGKAKKKGGIGTHVTANTPRVFLPNLKRKRIYIPEIGKTVSLRLSTRALKTITRKGAYATLKKAGLI
- a CDS encoding 6-phosphofructokinase; the protein is MRSLAVLTSGGDSPGMNPAIRSITRAALHIGLRVWGIKNGYQGLLDDEFIPLDALVVSGKNREGGTFLQTARCAAFLSEDKQREAVEILRRRKIDGLVVIGGDGSLHGALALHNLGFPTIGIPGTIDNDIYGTDAGIGVDTALNTIISLVDMIKATASSHRRCFVVEVMGRQCGYLALMTTISTGSQVAVIPEFPYNFPRIIDTLEKRFASKHNNSVIIVAEGVMSGAEFMRRLKEEALAIGKTVRQELRLTVLGHVQRGGSPTHFDRLLASRMGEMAVQALIKGESGKMTALLGNTIILQDLKSILGRPNPLPPDAIRVAQNLGIEIGDAPRP
- a CDS encoding LysM peptidoglycan-binding domain-containing protein, with the protein product MSGILSILRTHLTRVVVCSFITNFIAWQTLSFAQSASDPAASEEIEAARLRLLKAIDEIENVKLSDESQRIQLESLYKEIQQLKEENRRLRSDLNEQQALIQKLRADLERSEKSLNAQREVLVNEVSRLSVEAQKKNKPSQKSSKHTTRAVSTDEESLPEDYHHADSQRQSGREYYVHEVKKGQTLFSIVQAYRQQGATDATLEEVLEENNLKKTDTLVAGQKIYIPKAPSKR